One window from the genome of Candidatus Binataceae bacterium encodes:
- a CDS encoding alpha/beta hydrolase, with translation MPLVQAGSIKLHYETYGTGEPLLLLMGYGMPGAAWTPILPFLSGFQCIFFDNRGTGTSERPSGPYSVASMAEDASNLLQALGIGAAHIYGISMGGMIAQQLALDHPAQVKKLILGCTWCGGVHAVRPPEQVLMDLLAGTKLAASAPERALDILLPLLYPAPFLAAHPELKPMLLLALAAVPAITPEVAEKTLLSVAEFESYERLPQISCPVMIIHGDQDQVIPPANAQVLKQRLPQAELWIIPGAGHAFAGFDPVGIHQRIVAWLRS, from the coding sequence ATGCCACTGGTCCAGGCTGGTTCCATAAAATTGCATTACGAAACCTACGGCACGGGCGAACCGTTGCTGTTGCTGATGGGCTACGGGATGCCCGGCGCGGCGTGGACGCCAATCCTGCCCTTTCTGTCCGGCTTCCAATGCATATTCTTCGATAACCGTGGCACCGGCACTTCCGAGCGCCCCAGCGGTCCCTACTCAGTGGCCTCGATGGCCGAGGATGCCAGCAATTTGCTCCAGGCGCTGGGGATTGGCGCCGCCCACATCTATGGCATCTCGATGGGTGGCATGATTGCGCAACAATTGGCCCTCGACCATCCCGCGCAGGTCAAGAAGCTGATCCTGGGCTGCACCTGGTGTGGAGGAGTTCACGCGGTGCGGCCGCCCGAGCAGGTACTGATGGACTTGCTGGCCGGGACCAAGCTTGCCGCCAGCGCCCCCGAGCGGGCCTTGGATATCCTGCTGCCGCTGCTCTATCCCGCGCCTTTTCTTGCCGCCCATCCCGAGCTCAAGCCGATGCTTTTGCTGGCGCTGGCCGCGGTGCCGGCGATCACCCCGGAGGTTGCCGAGAAGACCCTGCTCAGCGTGGCTGAATTCGAAAGTTACGAGCGCCTGCCGCAAATTTCCTGCCCTGTGATGATCATTCATGGCGACCAAGACCAGGTGATTCCGCCCGCCAACGCGCAAGTGCTCAAGCAACGCTTACCCCAAGCCGAGCTGTGGATAATCCCCGGCGCCGGCCATGCCTTTGCCGGCTTCGACCCGGTCGGGATCCATCAGCGTATCGTTGCTTGGCTGCGCTCCTGA
- a CDS encoding MBL fold metallo-hydrolase: MIFRELNWGKCKTYLAISEASRKAAVIDPLHDKIERYLAVLAYHRWCLEAIVDTHTHADHRSGALVLGELAGAPVVMHRLAPAPHVSIHVEDGQALKVGNEELRVLHTPGHTPDSISLLAKDRVFTGDVLFIHGTGRSDFAGGEAGIQYDSIMRKLFTLPDETLVYPAHDYRGHTHSTIGEEKRSNPRLAGRSREEYIDLMNNLGLPLPEGIQEALQPNQSDIDAGALKFPTLAQLNQVRQLSAAELHVRLASATPPILIDIREEDEYRGELGHIAGAHLIPLKQLPERVDEFGYAKGRDIVAICRVGVRSATAAAILTGLGFEHVWNLKGGMIEWADARLPVER, from the coding sequence ATGATCTTTCGCGAACTCAATTGGGGTAAGTGCAAAACCTATCTGGCGATCTCGGAAGCAAGCCGCAAGGCCGCCGTCATCGATCCTTTGCATGACAAGATCGAGCGCTATCTCGCGGTCCTCGCCTATCACAGATGGTGCTTGGAGGCGATCGTCGACACCCACACTCACGCCGATCATCGCAGCGGCGCGTTGGTGTTGGGCGAACTGGCCGGTGCGCCGGTCGTGATGCATCGTCTGGCGCCCGCTCCGCACGTCAGTATCCATGTCGAAGACGGTCAGGCGCTGAAAGTGGGCAACGAGGAACTCCGTGTCCTCCATACCCCGGGCCACACCCCGGATTCGATAAGCCTGCTTGCGAAGGACCGCGTCTTCACCGGCGATGTTCTGTTCATCCATGGGACCGGACGCTCCGATTTCGCGGGCGGCGAGGCAGGCATTCAGTACGATTCAATAATGCGCAAGCTGTTCACGCTTCCCGACGAGACGCTGGTTTACCCTGCGCACGACTATCGCGGACACACCCATTCAACCATCGGCGAGGAGAAGCGCTCCAATCCGCGCCTGGCGGGCAGATCCCGCGAGGAATACATCGACCTGATGAACAACCTCGGCTTGCCGTTGCCCGAGGGCATCCAGGAGGCGCTGCAACCCAACCAATCCGACATCGACGCGGGCGCGCTCAAGTTTCCCACGCTGGCGCAACTCAACCAGGTGCGCCAGCTGAGCGCCGCCGAGTTGCACGTGCGGCTCGCCAGTGCCACTCCGCCGATATTAATCGATATTCGCGAAGAAGATGAGTATCGCGGAGAGCTGGGTCATATCGCGGGTGCCCATCTAATCCCGCTGAAGCAACTGCCCGAGCGGGTCGATGAGTTTGGGTATGCCAAGGGCCGCGACATCGTCGCGATCTGCCGCGTTGGGGTCCGAAGCGCCACCGCCGCTGCGATCCTCACCGGATTGGGCTTCGAGCACGTCTGGAATCTGAAAGGCGGCATGATCGAATGGGCCGATGCGCGGCTTCCGGTCGAGCGATGA
- a CDS encoding class I SAM-dependent methyltransferase encodes MSRVSKLVRTKLGFRWRRHRHMVGIPHYFDPIGRSQFELLKLLGLAPHHYVLDLGCGSLAAGKHLIPYLAPGHYCGIEPNSWLVADGIVYELGKRWINQRHPRFSDNDQFELTVFDQSFDFIVAHSIFSHAAQAQITKSLSQARQALKPEGIFVASYFKGQHNYEGEAWVYPGAVAYTPAKMAEMAGESGLTMKELVWPDLNQTWVAFFNPRAEPTITKRLVVADRAANDKVIYPDPRGPAWFRDVVRRLPPALSSLFPRDSKMPGAPGD; translated from the coding sequence ATGTCGCGTGTAAGCAAACTGGTACGCACGAAGCTGGGATTTCGCTGGCGGCGCCACCGTCACATGGTTGGCATTCCCCACTATTTCGATCCTATCGGGCGTTCCCAGTTCGAGTTGCTCAAGCTGCTGGGCTTGGCGCCGCATCATTACGTTCTGGACCTGGGCTGCGGCTCGCTAGCGGCGGGCAAGCATCTGATCCCCTATCTCGCGCCTGGCCACTACTGCGGGATCGAACCCAATTCGTGGTTGGTCGCGGATGGTATCGTTTACGAGCTGGGCAAGCGTTGGATTAACCAGCGCCATCCACGTTTTTCAGACAACGATCAGTTCGAATTGACGGTCTTCGATCAGAGTTTTGATTTCATTGTCGCCCATTCGATTTTTTCTCACGCTGCGCAGGCCCAAATCACCAAGAGCCTGAGCCAGGCCCGCCAAGCATTGAAGCCCGAGGGAATTTTCGTCGCCAGCTATTTCAAGGGTCAACACAACTATGAGGGCGAAGCCTGGGTCTATCCCGGCGCGGTCGCTTATACCCCGGCGAAGATGGCGGAGATGGCGGGGGAAAGCGGGCTGACGATGAAGGAACTGGTGTGGCCGGATCTGAATCAGACCTGGGTAGCATTCTTCAATCCGCGCGCCGAACCGACAATTACCAAGCGCCTAGTTGTGGCAGACCGGGCCGCCAACGACAAGGTCATCTATCCGGACCCGCGCGGACCGGCGTGGTTTCGCGATGTGGTGCGCAGATTGCCGCCCGCGCTAAGTAGCCTTTTTCCGCGCGATTCCAAAATGCCCGGCGCGCCCGGCGACTGA
- a CDS encoding vWA domain-containing protein, producing MNRLWSELAADHTLGAALILALALAACALALVAAGHRQFRRWRTAPRLPGEPGRRGLWDTVRLLGGPFPLSIALHLAVLLILVGVIKQHAAPVLLTIRLEGGGFVPRSALAAPAPPQVATPETAPLDIARPPVVAMRTQNLATDYVRAIDRATLEIGSVGRGATYGRGVGNSFGGYIGRLRHQGLDVCLVIDGTGSMGDVIDDVKTKMNQLVLAIHRLVPTARLGLVEFGGRGEPIEVHPFTLSPAVMGGYLGMIESQGGGEWQEDTLGGIRAAVEQMAWRPRAKKVIVLVGDTPPFAEDMEKVMDLISRFRAEDGTFNTVDVTVEEHERFQREMYYSLHHTYPKTIPPLQEFYLETQHAYQEMAAAGGGEWRSLTMDMQVNQQVLILAFGQQWESQVAAFGGGIGTTAATP from the coding sequence ATGAATCGACTCTGGAGTGAGCTGGCCGCCGACCACACCTTGGGGGCGGCCCTGATTTTAGCTCTCGCGCTCGCGGCCTGCGCACTGGCGCTGGTCGCGGCCGGCCATCGCCAGTTTCGGCGCTGGCGTACCGCGCCGCGGCTGCCAGGTGAACCTGGCCGGCGTGGGCTGTGGGACACGGTGCGATTGCTGGGTGGCCCCTTTCCACTTTCGATTGCCCTGCACCTGGCGGTGCTACTTATCCTGGTGGGCGTCATTAAGCAGCACGCGGCGCCGGTCCTGCTGACTATCCGCTTGGAGGGCGGAGGTTTTGTCCCGCGCTCGGCGCTGGCCGCCCCGGCGCCACCTCAAGTTGCCACCCCCGAAACCGCGCCCTTGGATATCGCACGCCCGCCGGTGGTTGCGATGCGTACCCAGAACCTGGCCACCGACTACGTGCGCGCCATCGATCGCGCCACGTTGGAGATTGGTAGCGTTGGCCGCGGCGCGACCTACGGCCGAGGGGTGGGCAACAGCTTCGGCGGCTACATCGGCAGACTGCGCCACCAGGGGCTCGACGTCTGCCTGGTAATCGACGGCACGGGCTCGATGGGAGACGTGATCGACGACGTCAAGACCAAGATGAACCAGCTGGTGCTGGCAATCCATCGGCTGGTTCCCACCGCCCGGCTGGGCTTGGTCGAATTCGGCGGCCGTGGCGAACCTATCGAGGTCCACCCCTTCACGCTCTCGCCTGCCGTGATGGGCGGTTATCTAGGGATGATCGAGAGCCAGGGCGGTGGCGAGTGGCAGGAGGATACCCTGGGCGGTATCCGCGCCGCGGTGGAGCAGATGGCTTGGCGGCCGCGCGCCAAGAAGGTAATCGTGCTGGTGGGCGATACGCCTCCCTTCGCCGAAGACATGGAAAAGGTGATGGACTTGATCAGCCGCTTTCGCGCCGAGGATGGCACCTTCAACACCGTCGATGTAACGGTGGAAGAGCACGAACGCTTCCAGCGCGAGATGTACTACTCGCTCCATCACACCTATCCCAAAACCATCCCGCCCCTGCAGGAGTTCTATCTGGAGACTCAACATGCCTACCAGGAGATGGCGGCGGCGGGTGGGGGCGAATGGCGCAGCCTGACCATGGACATGCAGGTCAACCAGCAGGTCCTGATTCTGGCTTTCGGCCAGCAATGGGAGTCCCAGGTCGCAGCCTTCGGCGGCGGGATCGGCACCACCGCCGCCACCCCCTAA
- a CDS encoding biopolymer transporter ExbD, whose amino-acid sequence MMNSPGSDLFAEINITPLTDIFLVLLIIFMVAAAVTIESAAHVGLSRSAQASNQPQQKTAVAVNLDASRHLYVDGKPVTLANLQSALQRALATTTAKVVVFKGDPRVILGDMVIVLDIAKRAGAQQLGVSMAEPGDIAASQASPQAPATTP is encoded by the coding sequence ATGATGAACAGTCCTGGCAGCGATCTGTTTGCCGAAATCAACATCACGCCGCTCACCGACATCTTCCTGGTTTTGCTGATAATCTTCATGGTAGCAGCGGCGGTTACGATCGAGTCTGCCGCGCACGTCGGGCTGTCGCGCAGCGCGCAGGCAAGCAATCAGCCGCAACAAAAGACTGCGGTGGCGGTAAACTTGGACGCCTCGCGCCACCTGTACGTTGACGGCAAGCCGGTCACGCTCGCGAATCTGCAAAGCGCTTTGCAGCGAGCGCTGGCCACCACCACGGCCAAGGTGGTGGTCTTCAAGGGCGACCCGCGAGTAATTTTGGGTGACATGGTAATCGTGTTGGACATCGCCAAACGAGCGGGAGCGCAGCAACTGGGTGTCAGCATGGCGGAGCCCGGCGACATCGCAGCGTCGCAAGCATCACCCCAGGCCCCAGCGACGACCCCCTGA
- a CDS encoding biopolymer transporter ExbD, translating to MAISTPSGGRNLFWQINITPLTDIFLVLLIIFMITASVSIEAQSRISLPQADHTAPERRGVIVTYTANREIFVNSKDIPAALLQDTLHSALANIRPKVVIFQGDRQVLLADMVTLMRIAQAAGAEQIAIAAKRVPQAQFERSLGLIQSGAGG from the coding sequence GTGGCAATTAGCACGCCCAGCGGCGGCCGTAATCTGTTCTGGCAGATCAATATCACGCCGCTCACCGACATCTTCCTGGTCCTGCTGATCATCTTCATGATCACCGCCTCGGTTTCGATCGAAGCCCAAAGCCGAATCTCCCTGCCTCAAGCCGATCACACCGCTCCTGAACGGCGCGGCGTGATCGTCACCTACACCGCCAACCGTGAGATCTTCGTCAATTCCAAGGATATTCCCGCGGCTTTGCTGCAGGATACTTTGCACTCCGCGTTGGCGAATATCAGGCCCAAGGTGGTGATCTTTCAGGGCGACCGGCAAGTGCTGCTGGCTGACATGGTAACCTTGATGCGTATCGCGCAAGCCGCCGGCGCCGAGCAAATCGCGATCGCGGCCAAACGCGTTCCTCAGGCCCAGTTCGAGCGCTCGCTGGGACTGATTCAAAGCGGCGCGGGCGGCTGA
- a CDS encoding MotA/TolQ/ExbB proton channel family protein, translating to MQGQYGLVAMIQQGYYATYPLIAISVICITVILERLWALAGLRRRINRTALATATPLREGNFEEALRRLASRRSPAERLYHALVAAARTDDREALARVDEEQRFEELLGLRRYVWVLATSGASAPFIGLFGTVVGILSAFQSMAIMGTGGFSVVAAGISEALISTALGLAVAIIAVIFYNYFSVRIENLNALMHVGANRLINAALEGRQASGN from the coding sequence ATGCAAGGGCAGTACGGCCTGGTCGCCATGATCCAACAGGGTTACTACGCGACCTATCCGCTGATCGCGATTTCCGTCATTTGTATCACCGTCATTTTGGAGCGCCTGTGGGCTCTGGCCGGACTGCGCCGGCGCATCAATCGCACCGCGCTGGCGACGGCCACGCCGCTGCGCGAGGGCAATTTCGAGGAAGCCTTGCGCCGGCTGGCCTCCCGCCGCTCGCCCGCCGAGCGGCTCTACCACGCGTTGGTCGCGGCCGCTCGCACCGACGACCGCGAGGCGCTGGCGCGAGTGGATGAAGAGCAGCGCTTTGAGGAATTGCTAGGGCTGCGCCGCTACGTGTGGGTACTGGCGACTTCCGGCGCCTCAGCGCCTTTCATCGGCCTGTTCGGCACGGTGGTGGGAATTCTGAGCGCATTTCAATCGATGGCGATCATGGGCACGGGCGGCTTTTCGGTAGTCGCCGCCGGTATTTCCGAGGCTCTGATCTCGACCGCACTGGGACTGGCAGTGGCCATCATCGCGGTAATTTTTTACAATTATTTTTCGGTTCGCATCGAAAATCTCAACGCCCTGATGCATGTGGGGGCCAATCGGCTGATCAACGCCGCCCTAGAAGGACGCCAAGCCAGTGGCAATTAG
- a CDS encoding tetratricopeptide repeat protein produces the protein MGARRGVTLTPMHRRGGLSARFCSLLAAAGLLAVLLGTAAADAQTLEEFNQRLLASETRLGSALNDPRAGEAMAEELDRDEAQFANYTADPRASTAQLGLAYQRLDGMLEKLYRTWRDKHNACLTTIGNGGQCDYEQPEQLELRTLYPLSWLRFHASVLFRSQPQVRRRMLEQAIAGFSQSTLVLLNPDLIRENLLGRAFCERDLGQFDHAQYVKALADFNQVLKAGPHSAQYVAAQQGLATTYAAMGAADKAAAISASLAQNAAAGGQQEGSQLFRLEELLKAESASQNPLQRTKYHREAVDVLRQIAHQGQAWPAAVAAVIRYVQNPTAELGGGDPFESYLLASVLYTQHQAMAAAHYFLLAARSGRYPQAYKYAVEIYYSQRRYDLIDPVLQNLVAQRRAPLADWAGYMRFKLARQRREQSGRQNQALRQLWIGRARDYLARFPHGQYAYEPRFRLAELLQQQGQYGAAAAQYDQVTGDKYYDFAAAFNAAQCRYQLLAAAWQQASSPSLSALSKTTRAALEAVIARAPKVAQQLPAQRQFIVDSRGRATYMLAALLVRQRPPNQQRIAQLLDGFQRDYPSLESYFDDTIRWRLSALLALGQFAQAQQLLAPLLSSDARPQPSADFLKELGMDCWNEATARRASGDRAGTLASARLTVLLYDYFARAQAAGIIPARDLTGTLSILGEAEMELGDNARAQAIFTTVVQAVPTSPDANAGLARLAQARGDYKEAAERWSAVENNAAESDVLWYEAQYQLALIYAHDGNIAAACGKLANTRSAHPSLDGPEMRGRWDALQHKLCLTKVRS, from the coding sequence ATGGGCGCGCGGCGAGGGGTAACGCTGACTCCGATGCACCGTCGTGGCGGTCTCAGCGCACGCTTTTGCAGCTTGCTTGCAGCGGCCGGCTTGCTGGCAGTGCTGCTGGGAACAGCCGCGGCAGACGCGCAGACGCTGGAGGAATTCAACCAGCGGCTGCTCGCCAGTGAGACCCGCCTGGGTTCGGCGCTAAACGATCCGCGTGCGGGCGAGGCGATGGCAGAGGAGCTGGACCGCGACGAGGCTCAATTCGCCAACTACACCGCCGATCCGCGCGCCAGCACCGCACAACTTGGACTGGCTTATCAGCGCCTGGACGGGATGCTGGAGAAACTTTACCGCACCTGGCGTGACAAACATAACGCCTGCCTGACCACGATCGGCAACGGCGGCCAGTGCGACTACGAGCAGCCTGAGCAACTGGAGCTGCGCACGCTCTATCCGCTCTCCTGGCTGCGCTTTCACGCCAGCGTCCTGTTCCGCTCCCAGCCCCAAGTCCGCCGCCGCATGCTGGAGCAGGCCATCGCTGGCTTCTCGCAAAGCACGCTGGTCCTGCTCAATCCCGACCTGATCCGCGAAAATCTATTGGGACGAGCCTTTTGCGAGCGCGATTTGGGCCAATTCGATCATGCTCAATATGTCAAGGCCTTGGCCGACTTCAACCAGGTGCTGAAGGCGGGCCCGCACAGCGCCCAATATGTAGCCGCTCAGCAAGGCTTGGCAACCACCTATGCCGCGATGGGGGCGGCGGACAAAGCAGCGGCGATTTCCGCTAGTTTGGCTCAGAACGCGGCTGCTGGAGGCCAGCAGGAGGGCTCCCAGCTATTTCGCCTGGAAGAGCTGCTCAAAGCCGAGAGCGCCAGCCAAAATCCCCTCCAGCGCACCAAGTACCACCGCGAAGCGGTCGATGTGTTACGTCAGATTGCACACCAGGGACAAGCTTGGCCTGCAGCGGTGGCTGCCGTGATTCGCTATGTTCAAAACCCTACCGCAGAGTTGGGCGGCGGCGATCCGTTCGAGAGCTACCTGCTGGCCTCGGTGCTCTACACTCAACACCAGGCTATGGCGGCAGCCCATTATTTCCTGCTCGCGGCACGTAGCGGCCGTTATCCTCAAGCCTACAAATATGCGGTGGAAATCTATTACTCTCAGAGGCGTTACGACCTAATCGATCCGGTGTTGCAAAATCTGGTCGCGCAGCGCCGGGCGCCGCTGGCTGACTGGGCCGGCTACATGCGCTTCAAGCTGGCGCGCCAGCGCCGGGAGCAAAGCGGCCGGCAAAATCAAGCCCTACGTCAACTTTGGATCGGGCGGGCCCGCGATTATCTAGCCCGCTTTCCCCACGGCCAGTATGCCTATGAGCCGCGCTTTCGCCTGGCCGAACTGCTCCAGCAGCAAGGCCAATATGGCGCGGCAGCGGCCCAATACGATCAAGTCACAGGCGATAAATATTACGATTTTGCCGCTGCCTTCAACGCGGCTCAGTGCCGCTATCAATTGCTCGCCGCGGCCTGGCAGCAAGCCAGTTCCCCCTCGCTGAGCGCCCTGAGCAAAACCACTCGCGCCGCGTTGGAGGCGGTTATCGCGCGGGCGCCCAAGGTGGCGCAGCAGTTGCCCGCTCAGCGCCAGTTCATTGTCGATTCGCGCGGGCGTGCGACGTATATGCTGGCCGCGCTCTTGGTCCGTCAAAGACCGCCCAACCAACAGCGCATCGCGCAACTACTGGACGGCTTTCAACGCGACTATCCCAGCCTCGAAAGTTATTTCGATGACACTATTCGCTGGCGCCTGAGCGCGCTTTTGGCCCTGGGGCAGTTTGCTCAGGCCCAGCAACTGCTCGCCCCGTTGCTTTCCTCCGATGCGCGGCCGCAGCCTAGCGCCGATTTCTTAAAGGAACTCGGGATGGATTGCTGGAACGAGGCCACCGCGCGGCGGGCAAGTGGCGATCGCGCCGGGACGTTGGCCAGCGCTCGCCTCACCGTGCTGCTATACGACTACTTCGCTCGCGCCCAAGCCGCCGGCATTATCCCGGCACGCGATCTGACCGGCACACTGTCGATTCTGGGCGAAGCTGAGATGGAGCTTGGGGATAATGCGCGGGCCCAGGCCATATTCACCACCGTGGTCCAAGCGGTTCCCACTTCGCCCGACGCCAACGCCGGCCTGGCCCGTCTGGCGCAGGCGCGGGGCGATTACAAAGAGGCGGCGGAGCGGTGGAGCGCGGTGGAAAACAACGCCGCGGAATCTGACGTCCTGTGGTACGAAGCACAGTATCAATTAGCCCTAATCTACGCCCATGACGGCAACATTGCCGCCGCCTGCGGCAAATTGGCCAACACTCGTAGCGCCCATCCCAGCTTGGACGGCCCAGAAATGAGGGGGCGATGGGACGCACTGCAGCACAAACTTTGTCTGACTAAAGTGCGCTCGTAA
- a CDS encoding isocitrate lyase/PEP mutase family protein, protein MSNPVVREKLARKEFFVAPGINDMATAAIANAIGFDIVYGTGFWLTASLYGLPDAGLASYTQMLEAMATLVRTSKGAVIADADTGYGGLLNVHHTVRGYEAAGVSAIQIEDQEFPKKCGHTPNKRVIPLADMVEKVKVACAARHDALNTLIIARTDARAVEGFDASLRRAEAYAAAGADIIFLEALTSDDEMVKACKAIDKPMMVNMADGGKTPIRSAAVLKEMGFAFAIYPSTAGLAAAAATAHALRIIKETGSSRDPSLKLFDFEQFCRLIGFTEVWEFEAKWARGEG, encoded by the coding sequence ATGAGTAATCCGGTGGTGCGCGAGAAGCTGGCGCGCAAGGAATTTTTTGTCGCCCCTGGTATCAACGACATGGCCACCGCGGCAATCGCCAACGCCATCGGTTTCGACATCGTGTATGGGACTGGCTTTTGGCTCACCGCCTCGCTCTACGGACTACCCGACGCCGGCCTGGCCAGCTACACCCAAATGCTGGAGGCGATGGCGACTCTGGTACGAACCTCCAAGGGGGCGGTGATCGCCGATGCCGATACCGGCTACGGCGGCCTGCTCAACGTTCATCATACGGTGCGCGGCTACGAAGCTGCCGGGGTCTCGGCCATTCAGATTGAGGATCAGGAATTTCCCAAAAAATGCGGCCATACCCCTAATAAACGCGTAATCCCGCTGGCCGATATGGTGGAAAAGGTTAAGGTGGCCTGCGCCGCCCGGCACGACGCCTTAAACACCCTTATCATCGCCCGCACCGACGCGCGCGCAGTGGAGGGCTTCGACGCCTCCTTGCGCCGGGCCGAGGCTTACGCCGCCGCCGGGGCAGATATCATCTTTCTAGAGGCGCTCACCAGCGACGACGAGATGGTCAAGGCCTGCAAGGCGATCGACAAGCCAATGATGGTCAACATGGCCGACGGCGGCAAAACGCCAATCCGCAGCGCCGCGGTGCTCAAAGAGATGGGCTTCGCCTTCGCGATTTATCCTTCCACCGCCGGCTTGGCGGCAGCCGCGGCCACCGCTCATGCCCTGCGAATCATCAAGGAAACTGGCAGCAGCCGCGATCCCAGCCTCAAGCTGTTCGACTTCGAGCAGTTTTGCCGTTTGATAGGCTTCACCGAGGTGTGGGAATTCGAGGCGAAATGGGCGCGCGGCGAGGGGTAA
- a CDS encoding glycine zipper domain-containing protein, which translates to MKAAFSWGLAVLLLALFWSGTGQAQALTSTTEGLLGGGVLGAGAGALVGSAVGHPLGGALIGGGLGAAAGGLIGHGLQVDQERNYQLAGEVSAEQQELARQRAEIHQLQAQEIDRLQAQQARSVQIQQQQMAESLETE; encoded by the coding sequence ATGAAAGCGGCGTTTAGCTGGGGGCTTGCGGTGCTTTTGCTTGCGCTTTTTTGGTCTGGCACTGGCCAGGCTCAGGCGCTCACTTCGACCACCGAGGGGTTGTTGGGCGGTGGGGTTCTAGGTGCCGGAGCGGGTGCGCTGGTCGGAAGTGCGGTGGGCCATCCGCTGGGCGGTGCTTTGATTGGTGGCGGTTTAGGCGCGGCTGCGGGTGGTCTGATTGGGCACGGCTTGCAGGTTGATCAGGAACGCAATTACCAGTTGGCTGGCGAGGTTTCGGCTGAGCAACAAGAGCTGGCCCGCCAGCGTGCGGAGATTCATCAGCTCCAGGCCCAGGAAATCGACCGCCTGCAGGCGCAGCAGGCTCGCAGCGTTCAAATCCAACAGCAACAGATGGCGGAGAGTCTGGAAACGGAGTAG